The Spirochaetota bacterium genome includes the window ATACCATAGAGTATCTTTAAGATACTGCTTGTTATTTTCAAAGGAGATAATAAAATTTACCAGATTAAAAACTATCAAAAATGGGTCGCTGGTTTCAAAATATCCCTGTTCAATACCCTGTTGGATTATTAATGTAATTCTATCCAATCGTGGATAAAGATACTCTATTAAAAGCCTTTTAAATGTTTCACCGCCTTCAGCAATTTCCCAAGAAATTATGCGGTTTGTTTCAGGATCAATTGCATCATGATGCAGGTACACCAGAATATAGATGGCCACATACAATGCTTCAGGTGGAGTTAGCACATCTTCTTTAAAATATTCTTCAATTATACGTGATTCTTCATGATGAAATAAAAACTCCAGAACCTCCCTGTATAGCTTTTCTTTACTAGAAAAGTAATAGTGAATAAGTGCCTGATTAACCCCTGCTCGTTTTGCAATAGAACTCATCCGTGCACCACTGTAGCCGCGCTCAGCAAACTCCTTTTTTGCAGCATTCAGAATTACATCATGGGTTTCCTTGGAATATTTGAATGATTGCATGTTGTCCCTTAATCTAAAACTTTTATGAGCGATAGCTCATACTATTAACCATTTGATTTAATTAGAAAGTTTAACTATTTAGTTAAAATACTGCATCTTGCTGAAAGCGTCAATATTTTTATTACAAAATTTTAAAAATTTTTTTATTTAAGATTTATTTTCACTAATTATTCCTAAATGTGGAAATTTGAATAAAATATAAAGTAATGTACACCCCCGCCGCCTTTGGCGGCGGGTGTGTACATTATATTCATCATGAAATTTTTAAGGAATTATTGCTGATTTATTTTGGAAAACTAAACTTATCTACAGTGTCACAATCATCAAAATTCATTTTTTGTATAAATAGATTGACAGAGAACCATTCATATACTATTTTTTAATTATCAAAAGTGGAGGATAAACTATGCAGCACTCTAATGGCATTATTTACGAATTTTTTTTGTTTTGTTTTAAAGTTGCCTCCATTATGATGCGTCATAGACCTCATCTTAAAGGCAAAGAATATCTAAAACACATACCTGATTTAGTAATATTTACACCAACCCATGACAGCTATTTTGAAGTTCCCTCGCTTTCAAAAGTATATTACGCATTAAAGCCACGTCCTCACTTCGTTATTATGGCTAAAAAGGATTTTTTAAGCGGTAACTATCTGTCATCAAATTTTGGCAAAAAAAACAAATTAGCCTATTATCTATTTTATTTTCTGGACAAAACAGGGCTTCCAAAAGCTTTTTTTAAAAAAATGAAACTGATTGATATCCCGCGCCCATTTATAGAGGATTTCAATAACAAAGAAGCAATGAAGTCAGAAATATATGCTCAGATGGAAAAATTAAAAAGCTCAATTCACAGTGGGTTTTCCACACTCATTTTCCCTGAAGGCACCACATGGGGCTTTGGAGGTCTTAAAAATCTACGAAGTGGTATTTTTCAGTTAGTTGATAGCACCTTTCGTCATTTTCAAAAAAAGCTCTATATTCTTCCCATTAACGTCAAAGTTGACCGATGTATGGTAGGGAAAAAAGATATTTTTATTAATGTTGGCAAACCAGTTTTCATTCTTGATGAAAAGGAAAAATTTTTAGCCAAGGTTTCAGAGATATTAAAGGATCTGCATACCATTACCTTCAGCCAGATTGCGTCAGTATACATGCAGCGTTTGTCTATGGCTGTTGAGGAAATTGATAGGGTAATTGTTCTTAAAAAAGAAGAAATTGTATCACATCTTGATTCTATTATCGCCGATATTATGGCTCTGGTGAAAGAAGGCAGGCTTCCCAATATTGATGAATATCTCAATGACAAAAACTATCGCCATAAAAAATTAAAACGTTTTTTAAAATTTTGTATAAACAAAGGCTATATTGAGAAAAGAAATGGCTCTTTTATTATAAACACAAAAAAAGTGCTGGCATCATTCCCCATTAAATCATACCGCAAGGAAAATCCCATTGGTTTTTCAGCAAATGAATTATTATCAATTAATTACAACGTTCTCATTGCAGTATACGAAAAGTATTGTAATAGATTCAAATCTATTTCAGCACCTGCTTTGTAGCAACTAATGAATTGTTCGTAACCCCTTTTTAACGCCTTCTTTAATATTATGCTGAACCTCTGGTGTAAATAATAAACTTTTTATAAGTGCAGGGTCAAGGCTATAAAACAGGGCAATCGATGTAAGTAAAATCACCAGCGCTAACCATCGTGTGTAAATACCAGCCGTTCTTTTGAAAAGAAACACAGCTATGATTACCAGCACCACCGGTGCAATTAATCCTGCTGGCACAAGTTTAACACTCACAGGCATACTGATAAATTTTGTAATAAAGGGTATACTATCAATCATTACATTTTTATATATAACATATAATGCAACGATTGTCACCAGCAGTGCTAACCACGATGCTATTTTAGTAAAAACACCTTCTGTCCTGTATATCTCATAGATAATAGCGGGGATAATGCTCAATACTATTACTATTGGCATAGATAGCCATATACCAATAACACAACCTATAACAGCAATTACTGTAATACTCCCACAAACAATTGGTGCGTGCTGGTATTCTTTTGCCACGGCAAACCTCCTTATCTAAACGTTAAAATTCCAAAATCTTTTTAACTATTTGTATTATTTTTATATTGTTAACAACCAAAATCCTTTAGTAGCAACAAAAATTAATATATCCTCTTATTCATTAATCATCGCAGATGGTTGGCCTGTTGCATCAAGTACACTGCTGTAAAAGCGTGAACGAGGATCAATACGTTTGCGCTGTGAGATAGCAACCTCTATAGGTACATGCGTATAGATATTGCTCCACTGGCCAATGACTAAATCAGTTTTGCCTGCCATGCCTGCATGTACTGCATTTTGCCCCAGCAATGTGCAGTAGATTGAATCATTGGGAACAGCAGGTGCACTTCGTATCATGTAGCTTGGATCAATATATTTTAAATTAATCTCTATGCCCTTTTTATTAAAATATTCCTGTATTTTTTCTTTAAGATAGATACCTATATCAGCCAACTTTACATTACCCGATGCATCGTACTTCTTTTCTGAATCTTTTTGCAAAATCTCCTGCCCTGCACCTTCCGCTACACAGATAACCGCATGCCCTCTTTTTTTCAGGCGCTCTTCTAAATGTGCACATAGCCCATTTGGTCCCTCCAGTTCAAAGGGGACTTCAGGCACCAGAACAAAATTGACATCATTGCTTGCAAGTGCTGCATTTGCTGCAATAAATCCTGAATGGCGCCCCATTAATTTTACCAAACCAATCCCGTTGGGTGCACCTTCTGCTTCGGTATGCGCTGCATAAATTGCATCCACTGCAATGGAAAATGCAGTTTCAAAGCCAAATGAACGTTGTATAAAGCTTATATCATTATCGATGGTTTTTGGTATACCAACAACTGCTAACTTCAGGCCTCTTTTCTCTGCAATCATTGCAATGTCATGTGCACCTCTTAGTGTACCATCACCACCTATGGTATATAATATTTTGACGTTGAGCCTTTCAAGAGTATCAACTAACTTGTCCATATCCTTAGTACCACCCCGTGAAGAGCCCAATATACTTCCCCCCTGCATGTGAATTGATTTAACAAAATCAGGAGTTAACTCAACGGGTTTATAATTATAATCCGGATTAAGACCATTGTATCCATAAGGTATACCAATAATATTCTTTACCCCATACCCATAATATGACTCCATTACCAGGGAACGTATTACATCATTTATGCCAGGGCACAATCCCCCGCAACTGGCAATAGCAACTCTTGTTTTTTCAGGATCAAAGAAAATCTTTTCTCGTGGCCCTGCTGCCTCAAAGCTTTCAATATGTTCCCCGCCTTTAGGTGGGTTTTTCCCAATAAACGCATTAAGGCGGACTCGTATAGTATCGTCTACAAATGCTGCATCACGCTGGCTGTATTTTTTTAACAATGGTGAATCAATAGTACATGGCCCTAAATTTTTTATTGTTGTTGGCATACACAGCTCCCCAAACTATTTTTTATGAACATACATGATCACCGTTACATCCGGCCAGTTTGATGCATCAAGGGGATACACACCCTTTGGTGCTACTATCTTTGTAGTAAGTTTAAGACTCTGCTGAATACCATTAATATATATTGGCGTTGTAGTCAAATAAATATCTTCCGGGTTTTCAAGATCTGTTGTATACAATATTGGTATTTTTGAAGGGCTTACATCTATAGAAGTAATTTCATAACCCGGTGGCAATGAACCAACAAGCTGAGGTTTTATTTCAACATCACGCTGTTGCATTGTATGCAGTACAAGTTTTACCTGAGGCGGCTCTATATCAATAATATGGACATCATTACTGATATTAAAATTTTTCTGCTGCAAATTCACCAAATGCTCACCAGGTGATACATTGGTCAGGTCAATAAAAGCTTTCAGTTCATAGGCCTTAATACTTTCTATTTCGCTGGCCGAGCCTGATACTGATATACGCACCGTTTGTGGCTTTTCACCAATTATCACCATGTTAGGGGGTAAAGTATACTGCACCGGTATGGTATACGTACGCTGCACTACCTGACTGGCATTAATGGCAATAGCAAGCCAGATACAGCACCCAACAATCAGGCTTAAAAAAACCTCGGCTATACGAATGCTTCTGGCTCTTCGTTTTGATGATACTGGAAAAATAGAACTGATATGCTGCAGGTGGTTTTTAATTTCATTTTCTAATTTTTCCTCACTGTCAACCTGCATGTATGAACCAGAATGGAAAACTGATACAGTCCCTCGTTCTTCAGATACCGTGATAATCAGTGCATCACACGCTTCAGATAAGCCCAATGACGCATGGTGGCGTGTTCCAAACCGGTAATCTAACTTCTCAGATGATGATAGTGGCAGCCTGTAGCCAAAGCCCACAATTTTACCGTTTTCCAATACAAGGGCACCATCATGGCCTGGTGAATGAGGATCAAATATGCTTACGATAAGCGGCACGCTTACCTCGGCATTGATGATAAAGCCGCCATTAATTTTGTTTGTAACCTCATCTTTTCCCGGTATAACGATGATTGCACCCCAGCGCCGTTCAGCCAGTATAAACGCAGCCTTTGCTATCTCACTAATAAATCCCGATGATTCTTTAAGAAGTTTCTTAACCTTAAACGCTGATGCTGCTCTTTCAAATATCTTTCGAATTTCAGGTTGAAAGATTACGATTAACGCAATTAACGCAATATTACTTACATTATTGAAAACCCATTCAACCCCGGGAAGTCGTATAAATCGTGCCACAAGATAAAATAACACCGCAACGATGATACCCAACCCAATACGCCATGACCCGGAAGAACGCAGGGTTGTATAAAACAAAAATACGATAAATGACAAAATGGGAATATCTATTAAACTGCGCCAGTCAAATAATGTTATCAGTGTCTGAATACTCATAATGATTTTCTTTCTTGTTATAGAATGTATTGTATGTAAATGTAATTTTATGCAATTACTTTTTTTTACTCTATGATTCAAACATAAGAATTTTGTTACAGTAACTATCGCCTATACTTATTTTTTTATTGATTTTTCATACTGGTACTTTTTTACTAAAAGCCATAGATACGGTTATATCTTCATAATTTATAGTATAGGTAAAAGGAGACTGCGTATGCCAGCAAAATCAAACGACATACATTTCCCCAAAGGCTTTTTATGGGGAACAGCAACTGCCGCACATCAGATAGAAGGTGGCAACACCAATAATAACTGGTGGCTTTTTGAAAAAAGCGGGAAAATAAAAAATAATGATAGCGCTCTTGTTGCGTGCGATCACTGGAATCGTTATAAACAGGACTTTGACCTTTTAAAAAAATTAAACTGCAATGCCTATCGTATGTCCATTGAATGGTCGCGCATTTTTCCTAAAGCAGGAACGCTGGATAAAAAGGCACTGGACCACTATGTTACAATGATTGATGAGCTTATAAAACGAAAAGTTACTCCATTTGTAACGCTTTTTCATTTTACATTGCCCCTATGGTGGTGTAATGAGGGTGGGCTCCTTAACCGTGACAGGGAACATTTAGAACATTTTGCACAGTTCTGCCGCGTTGTGGCAACTACATTTAAAGGCAAAGTCAAATTCTACAATACTATCAATGAGCCAAGCATCGTAATGTTAGGCTACCTTACCGATATGTTTGCCCCTGGTGAAAAAAATAT containing:
- a CDS encoding TetR/AcrR family transcriptional regulator, which encodes MQSFKYSKETHDVILNAAKKEFAERGYSGARMSSIAKRAGVNQALIHYYFSSKEKLYREVLEFLFHHEESRIIEEYFKEDVLTPPEALYVAIYILVYLHHDAIDPETNRIISWEIAEGGETFKRLLIEYLYPRLDRITLIIQQGIEQGYFETSDPFLIVFNLVNFIISFENNKQYLKDTLWYGRFYGGDDGRRLFEYTLTATFKALTPKGKVFALPHISNELQHKLHTIIDKLKSAQGERYALSKDL
- a CDS encoding 1-acyl-sn-glycerol-3-phosphate acyltransferase, whose translation is MQHSNGIIYEFFLFCFKVASIMMRHRPHLKGKEYLKHIPDLVIFTPTHDSYFEVPSLSKVYYALKPRPHFVIMAKKDFLSGNYLSSNFGKKNKLAYYLFYFLDKTGLPKAFFKKMKLIDIPRPFIEDFNNKEAMKSEIYAQMEKLKSSIHSGFSTLIFPEGTTWGFGGLKNLRSGIFQLVDSTFRHFQKKLYILPINVKVDRCMVGKKDIFINVGKPVFILDEKEKFLAKVSEILKDLHTITFSQIASVYMQRLSMAVEEIDRVIVLKKEEIVSHLDSIIADIMALVKEGRLPNIDEYLNDKNYRHKKLKRFLKFCINKGYIEKRNGSFIINTKKVLASFPIKSYRKENPIGFSANELLSINYNVLIAVYEKYCNRFKSISAPAL
- a CDS encoding ATP-dependent 6-phosphofructokinase; its protein translation is MPTTIKNLGPCTIDSPLLKKYSQRDAAFVDDTIRVRLNAFIGKNPPKGGEHIESFEAAGPREKIFFDPEKTRVAIASCGGLCPGINDVIRSLVMESYYGYGVKNIIGIPYGYNGLNPDYNYKPVELTPDFVKSIHMQGGSILGSSRGGTKDMDKLVDTLERLNVKILYTIGGDGTLRGAHDIAMIAEKRGLKLAVVGIPKTIDNDISFIQRSFGFETAFSIAVDAIYAAHTEAEGAPNGIGLVKLMGRHSGFIAANAALASNDVNFVLVPEVPFELEGPNGLCAHLEERLKKRGHAVICVAEGAGQEILQKDSEKKYDASGNVKLADIGIYLKEKIQEYFNKKGIEINLKYIDPSYMIRSAPAVPNDSIYCTLLGQNAVHAGMAGKTDLVIGQWSNIYTHVPIEVAISQRKRIDPRSRFYSSVLDATGQPSAMINE
- a CDS encoding diadenylate cyclase encodes the protein MSIQTLITLFDWRSLIDIPILSFIVFLFYTTLRSSGSWRIGLGIIVAVLFYLVARFIRLPGVEWVFNNVSNIALIALIVIFQPEIRKIFERAASAFKVKKLLKESSGFISEIAKAAFILAERRWGAIIVIPGKDEVTNKINGGFIINAEVSVPLIVSIFDPHSPGHDGALVLENGKIVGFGYRLPLSSSEKLDYRFGTRHHASLGLSEACDALIITVSEERGTVSVFHSGSYMQVDSEEKLENEIKNHLQHISSIFPVSSKRRARSIRIAEVFLSLIVGCCIWLAIAINASQVVQRTYTIPVQYTLPPNMVIIGEKPQTVRISVSGSASEIESIKAYELKAFIDLTNVSPGEHLVNLQQKNFNISNDVHIIDIEPPQVKLVLHTMQQRDVEIKPQLVGSLPPGYEITSIDVSPSKIPILYTTDLENPEDIYLTTTPIYINGIQQSLKLTTKIVAPKGVYPLDASNWPDVTVIMYVHKK